A single region of the Sorghum bicolor cultivar BTx623 chromosome 7, Sorghum_bicolor_NCBIv3, whole genome shotgun sequence genome encodes:
- the LOC8086057 gene encoding glucan endo-1,3-beta-glucosidase 6: MARGGRSVSQPVAAELLLVLAVALCAAARRTSAIGVNWGTQLSHQLPASTVVRLLQDNGFDKVKLFDAEDTILGALKGSGIQVMVGIPNDLLADLAAGGKAADNWVAKNVSGHVRDGVDIRYVAVGNEPFLETFNGTYLKTTFPAMQNVQAALVKAGLADKVKVTVPLNADVYQSPTGKPSDGDFRADIHGLMLTIVQFLASTGSPFVANVYPFISLYADPNFPLDYAFFQGSSSPVVDGGGVTYQNTFDANHDTLVAALRRNGFGNVSVVVGEVGWPTDGDANANLDYARRFNQGFLTHIASGQGTPLRPGPVDAYLFSLIDEDRKSIQPGNFERHWGIFYYDGTPKYPLSLAGGNGSTLKPARGVKYLEKKWCVLKPAADLADQKVGDSVSYACGLADCTSLGYKTSCAGLDAKGNVSYAYNIYYQTMDQDDRACGFNGLATTTSVDPSAGTCRFIVEIDVGAAAAPSSAMAGVAVGWAAAVLAAFVLSVVL, translated from the exons ATGGCGCGCGGCGGGCGGTCCGTGTCCCAGCCCGTGGCGGCGGAGCTGCTGCTGGTGCTCGCGGTGGCGCTGTGCGCGGCGGCGAGGCGCACGAGCGCGATCGGCGTGAACTGGGGCACGCAGCTGAGCCACCAGCTTCCGGCGAGCACGGTGGTGCGGCTGCTGCAGGACAACGGCTTCGACAAGGTCAAGCTGTTCGACGCCGAGGACACCATCCTCGGCGCGCTCAAGGGATCCGGCATccaggtcatggtcggcatccccaacGACCTGCTCGCCGACCTCGCCGCCGGCGGCAAGGCCGCCGACAACTGGGTCGCCAAGAACGTCTCTGGTCACGTCCGCGACGGCGTCGATATCAG GTACGTGGCGGTGGGCAACGAGCCGTTCCTGGAGACGTTCAACGGGACGTACCTGAAGACGACGTTCCCGGCGATGCAGAACGTCCAGGCGGCGCTGGTGAAGGCCGGGCTGGCGGACAAGGTGAAGGTGACGGTGCCGTTGAACGCCGACGTGTACCAGTCGCCGACGGGGAAGCCGTCGGACGGCGACTTCCGCGCCGACATCCACGGCCTCATGCTCACCATCGTGCAGTTCCTGGCGTCCACGGGGTCCCCCTTCGTCGCCAACGTCTACCCTTTCATCAGCCTCTACGCCGACCCAAACTTCCCGCTCGACTACGCCTTCTTCCAGGGCTCCTCGTCCCCCgtcgtcgacggcggcggcgtcacGTACCAGAACACCTTCGACGCCAACCACGACACGCTCGTGGCCGCGCTGCGCCGGAACGGCTTCGGCAACGTctccgtcgtcgtcggcgaggTGGGGTGGCCGACCGACGGCGACGCCAACGCTAACCTCGACTACGCCCGCCGCTTCAACCAGGGCTTCCTCACCCACATCGCCTCCGGCCAGGGCACGCCGCTGCGGCCGGGGCCGGTAGATGCCTACCTCTTCAGCCTCATCGACGAGGACCGCAAGAGCATCCAGCCGGGCAACTTCGAGCGACACTGGGGCATCTTCTACTACGACGGCACGCCCAAGTACCCGCTCAGCCTCGCCGGCGGCAATGGCTCGACGCTGAAGCCGGCGAGGGGAGTCAAGTACCTGGAGAAGAAGTGGTGCGTGCTGAAGCCGGCGGCGGACCTCGCCGACCAGAAGGTGGGCGACAGCGTCAGCTACGCGTGCGGGCTCGCCGACTGCACCAGCCTCGGCTACAAGACCTCCTGCGCTGGCCTCGACGCCAAGGGCAACGTCTCCTACGCCTACAACATCTACTACCAGACCATGGACCAGGACGACCGCGCCTGCGGCTTCAACGGgctcgccaccaccacctccgtcGACCCGTCCGCCGGGACATGCCGCTTCATCGTCGAGATCGacgtcggcgccgccgccgcgcccagCTCTGCCATGGCCGGCGTCGCCGTCGGGTGGGCCGCTGCCGTGCTCGCGGCCTTCGTGCTGTCCGTGGTGTTGTGA